In one window of Streptosporangium sp. NBC_01495 DNA:
- a CDS encoding M20 family metallopeptidase, with product MRGHRRPPGPPLRSRRLPGHRPYGDEAAWSYPPTSGELVDGWLHGRGASDSKAGVAIFAHVLARLQAVHAQLHGAVVLLLDVDEHTGAFGGAKAYFEGPGAPDRVDGVMIGYPGVEHVVTGGRGVLRARLHVHGVASHSGGRASTPSAIAKAATLIGALGEAELPSTAGEDFPLPAKLTVTAITGGEGYSTVPDLCTLNVDVRLTPALDGQAAENLLRSTIAAVDVAWPGTQPTHVEITTRWPAYRLGEGSAVKTALLRAAAAAGLSTAPKIAGPSNIGNYLAGLGIEATAGFGVDHIGLHGTDERIRTASIPAIQAAYHHALLTLLSPR from the coding sequence GTGCGAGGTCACCGGCGCCCACCCGGGCCCCCGCTACGTTCTCGACGCCTGCCTGGACACCGCCCCTACGGCGACGAGGCCGCATGGTCTTATCCGCCGACGTCCGGCGAGCTCGTCGACGGGTGGCTGCACGGGCGCGGCGCATCCGACTCAAAAGCCGGAGTGGCGATCTTCGCGCACGTCCTGGCCCGCCTGCAGGCCGTCCACGCGCAGTTGCACGGCGCCGTGGTGCTGCTGCTGGACGTCGATGAGCACACCGGGGCGTTCGGCGGCGCGAAAGCCTACTTCGAGGGCCCCGGCGCCCCCGACCGTGTCGACGGCGTGATGATCGGTTACCCGGGCGTTGAGCACGTCGTGACCGGCGGCCGGGGGGTGCTGCGGGCGCGACTGCATGTGCACGGGGTGGCCAGCCACTCCGGCGGCCGAGCGAGCACGCCCAGCGCCATCGCCAAGGCCGCGACGCTCATCGGCGCCCTGGGGGAGGCCGAGCTACCGTCCACCGCTGGAGAGGACTTTCCCCTGCCGGCCAAGCTCACCGTGACCGCCATCACCGGCGGTGAGGGGTATTCGACGGTGCCGGACCTGTGCACGCTCAACGTCGATGTCCGCCTCACCCCCGCCCTGGACGGCCAGGCCGCTGAGAACCTGCTGCGCAGCACCATTGCCGCCGTCGACGTCGCCTGGCCCGGCACCCAGCCGACCCATGTGGAGATCACCACCCGTTGGCCCGCCTACCGGCTGGGGGAGGGGTCGGCGGTGAAGACGGCCCTGCTGCGGGCCGCCGCCGCGGCCGGGCTGAGCACCGCCCCGAAGATCGCCGGGCCGTCGAACATCGGAAATTACCTGGCCGGTCTCGGAATCGAGGCCACTGCGGGTTTTGGTGTGGACCATATTGGCCTCCACGGCACGGACGAGCGGATCCGCACCGCGTCGATCCCGGCGATCCAGGCGGCCTACCACCACGCGTTGCTGACCTTGCTGTCCCCACGGTGA